The window AAAGTTTGCTGGGCGTTTTATCGCTTGGGATTGTTGGCGGAACCACCATCCGGATTATTGCTGACGGCACGGATGAAGAAGAGGCAGTAAACAGCCTTGTTGAGTTGGTTCAGTCCGGGTTTACTGAGTAAGACATTCTGCCAAATAGCACCGCTTAACCGGCGGTGCTTTTTTGTATTTATGGAGGAGGGCACCATGACAGATCATGAAAATCATATTAAAGAGCTTCGAAGCCGTGCCATGCGCCTTCCGCTCAGCCCCGGCGTCTATATTATGCATGACAAGTCGGGAAAAATCATCTATATCGGCAAAGCGAAGGCTTTAAAAAACCGTGTAAGCCAGTATTTTGGGTCTGAAAAAAATCATGATGACAAAGTGCGGCGCATGGTCAGCAATGTCGATTATTTTGAATATATTCTTACAGACAGCGAATTTGAGGCCCTTGTGCTTGAATGCAGCCTGATAAAGCAGCACACGCCAAAATACAATATTCTTCTGAAAGACGACAAGGGCTACCATTATATTAAAGTTACCCCGGGGCCATGGCCCATCATTTCGGAGGCCAAGCAGATACTTGACGACGGAGCGAATTATATCGGTCCTTATGTCAGCTCATGGGCGACGAAGGAATCCGTGGATGAAGCGCTGAAAATTTTCAGGCTGCCGTCCTGCACACGCAAATTTCCTCAGGATATCGGTAAGGCAAGGCCGTGCCTGAATTATTATATCAAGCAGTGCTGCGCGCCGTGCCGCGGAAGGATCAGCGAGCAGGAGTACAATGAATATGTGGAAGAAGCCATTGAATTTCTGCGCGGCGGCAGTGCAAAATCTGTGCGTGAGCTTACAAAGAAAATGAATGATGCGTCCGATGCGCTTGAATTTGAGCGGGCCGCCCGGATTCGCGACCGTCTCACAGCCATTCGGCGTATGGGTGACCGCCAAAAGGTGGTTGCAGCGCGTGTGCCGGAGCAGGACATTCTTGCGCTGGCGCAGGGGGCTGAAACAAGCTGTTTTGAAGTTTTTCGCTTCATCAATGGCCGCCTCTGCGACCGTGAAACTTTTTTGATGGGCGAGACGGGCAACCCCAAAATTGCGCGCGGCGAGTTCATTGAACGCTATTATTCAATGCGTGACCGGATTCCTCCGCGCATTTGTCTGGACGGTCCGGCCGAAAGCACCGAGCTTTTGGAAATATGGCTGACGCAAAAGGCCGGGAAAAAGGTAACCGTTTCCGTTCCGCAAAAAGGGGAGCAGGCCCAGCTTGTGGAAATGTGCCGCAACAACGCGGCGGAACAGGTTGCACAGGCCACAGGACGAACGATGCGGGAAGCCTCCGCACTGGATGAACTGGGCAGACTGCTGGGCTTGGAACAGCCGCCGCTCTATATCGAATCCTATGATATTTCGAATCTTGCGGGAAGTGAAAACGTGGCTGGCATGGTTGTGTTTGAGAATGGAAGACCGTTAAAATCCGCTTACCGCAAATTTAAAATAAAAACGGTGGTGGGGCAGGACGATTACGCTTCCATGCAGGAGGTAATTGAACGGCGCTTCCATGAATATTTTGACGCGCAGGGTAAAAATATTACAGACGGATTCGGCAGGCTGCCCGATTTGATTCTGCTTGACGGCGGCAAGGGCCATGTCGGCGCGGTCAGGCCAGTGCTTGAAGCCGCCGGGCTGGTCATTCCGCTTTTTGGCATGGTCAAGGATGACAAACACCGGACAAGAGCCATTGCGTATGACGGGGGAGAGATTGCGATTAATTCCAGCCGCAAGGCGTTTACGCTTGTTTCCTCCATCCAGGATGAGGTTCACCGTTTTGCCATCGGGTATCACAGACAGGCGCGCAAAACAACAACCATTTCTTCCGTACTGACCTCCATTGAAGGAGTCGGACAAAGCCGGGCCAAGGCGCTATTAAAGCATTTTAAAACAATCAAGGCAATCAGAAATGCCGATTTGGCGGAACTGGCTGCCGCGCCGGGTATGACAAAGCCGGCCGCACAGAATCTGTTCAATTATTTCCACCCGGATGAGGAAAGAAGTTGACACAGCGCCGTTATAATGGGATAATAACGAATAAAGGATTATATTGCAATCTAAGGAGAATTCATATATGAGAGTAATCACCGGATCGGCACGCGGCATGCGGCTGACCACACTGGAGGGCGACAGCGTCCGTCCCACACCGGATAGAGTTAAAGAGGCGCTGTTCAGTGCTATTCAGTTTCAGATTGAGGGCAGGCGTGTGCTGGACCTTTTTGCCGGTTCGGGTCAGCTTGGAATTGAAGCGTTAAGCCGCGGCGCAAAACAGGCGGTTTTCGTGGATGCGAGCAAAAATTCTATTTCTGTTGTACAAAAAAATTTAGAGCATACAGGCCTTGTCGGGAACGCGGTTATTAAAACCATGGATTTTGCCGCATTTTTGCTTCAGAACCGGGAGACTTTTGATCTGGCATTTTTGGATCCGCCTTAT of the uncultured Caproiciproducens sp. genome contains:
- a CDS encoding HPr family phosphocarrier protein — translated: MCVKEVLVQNQVGLHARPATFFIQKANEYKSSIWVEKEERRVNAKSLLGVLSLGIVGGTTIRIIADGTDEEEAVNSLVELVQSGFTE
- the uvrC gene encoding excinuclease ABC subunit UvrC, which gives rise to MTDHENHIKELRSRAMRLPLSPGVYIMHDKSGKIIYIGKAKALKNRVSQYFGSEKNHDDKVRRMVSNVDYFEYILTDSEFEALVLECSLIKQHTPKYNILLKDDKGYHYIKVTPGPWPIISEAKQILDDGANYIGPYVSSWATKESVDEALKIFRLPSCTRKFPQDIGKARPCLNYYIKQCCAPCRGRISEQEYNEYVEEAIEFLRGGSAKSVRELTKKMNDASDALEFERAARIRDRLTAIRRMGDRQKVVAARVPEQDILALAQGAETSCFEVFRFINGRLCDRETFLMGETGNPKIARGEFIERYYSMRDRIPPRICLDGPAESTELLEIWLTQKAGKKVTVSVPQKGEQAQLVEMCRNNAAEQVAQATGRTMREASALDELGRLLGLEQPPLYIESYDISNLAGSENVAGMVVFENGRPLKSAYRKFKIKTVVGQDDYASMQEVIERRFHEYFDAQGKNITDGFGRLPDLILLDGGKGHVGAVRPVLEAAGLVIPLFGMVKDDKHRTRAIAYDGGEIAINSSRKAFTLVSSIQDEVHRFAIGYHRQARKTTTISSVLTSIEGVGQSRAKALLKHFKTIKAIRNADLAELAAAPGMTKPAAQNLFNYFHPDEERS
- the rsmD gene encoding 16S rRNA (guanine(966)-N(2))-methyltransferase RsmD, whose protein sequence is MRVITGSARGMRLTTLEGDSVRPTPDRVKEALFSAIQFQIEGRRVLDLFAGSGQLGIEALSRGAKQAVFVDASKNSISVVQKNLEHTGLVGNAVIKTMDFAAFLLQNRETFDLAFLDPPYRTGLLQRALPMTAEIMNKGGTIICENPRDEDMPEAAGDFVHVRSYRHGKIQFTLYRHKDVTEQ